A genomic region of Miscanthus floridulus cultivar M001 chromosome 3, ASM1932011v1, whole genome shotgun sequence contains the following coding sequences:
- the LOC136543562 gene encoding uncharacterized mitochondrial protein AtMg00810-like: MTISPPSSPPSRPYRRGNRRNVLLVGVYVDGFIIIGAEEQKVEVFKEQMKKVFDMSDLCLLCFYLGIEVRQDVSGIALCQTHYAERILEHGGMIGCNPAHTLMEKKLKLSRESKVEEVEATHYRRLIGSLRYLVHTRLDIAFAVEYMSRFMERPTMEHLQAVKQILHYVAGTLDYGLHYRRAPNTARFSRLLRQRPHR; encoded by the coding sequence atgactatttcacccccctctagtccgccatctcgaccctacaggcgGGGCAACAGACGCAACGTTCTACTGGTCGGCGTCTATGTCGATGGCTTCATCATCATCGGCGCTGAAGAgcagaaggtggaggtgttcaaggagcagatgaagaaggtgttcgacatgagcgacctctGCCTTCTCTGCTTCTACCTCGGCATCGAAGTACGCCAGGACGTTAGCGGGATCGCCCTCTGCCAAACCCACTACGCCGAGCGCATCCTCGAGCACGGCGGCATGATAGGCTGTAATCCGGCCCACACCCTGATGGAGAAGAAGCTCAAGCTGAGTCGGGAGAGCAAGGTGGAGGAGGTCGAAGCAACCCATTACCGGCGGCTGATCGGGAGCTTGCGCTACCTGGTCCATACCCGGTTGGACATCGCGTTTGCCGTCGAGTACATGAGTCGGTTCATGGAGCGGCCGACGATGGAACATCTACAGGCCGTCAAGCAAATTCTGCACTACGTGGCGGGCACCCTCGACTATGGTCTCCACTACCGAAGGGCCCCCAACACAGCGCGGTTCAGTCGGCTACTGCGACAGCGACCTCACCGGTGA
- the LOC136545495 gene encoding uncharacterized protein produces MLLRRGAAAAVSSGGARATALPDPPAALASRSYAKAKGGGKPASSTSNRGKVRAKDPRGVASADDAAGADFSAGGGGDDIDTEFELPTDPLPPTYDTALDVGPGGRPLFAFTDTFGSFAHRDANVYVDFTLDEWNAVLPEGLPAGMMKEFQETRRCAVMVRKSFLDLRDNFRRIVDPAVTTKLKDTKKQIVLDGPRSCGKSIALAMLVHWARTEGWLVFYVPQGKDWTHGGFFYRNTYSDFFDTPLQAAKILQDFLKYNETRLQQLPCQIFEPIPLGEGAGVGMMKGADTMEMPEGSTLYDLIQTGITHTHASVGVVVRLRKELSLVKDVPVLFAIDQYNCWFTFSDFQEPVTVRSCRSIHAKELTMVNAYRSMLHNDMMVGAFSHSTAVGKLRQELPDVPSGARLMFPRYTLDESETVCHYYMRQKIIRRENFSEEKWKKIYYLSNGNGAEMRWLAAFV; encoded by the exons ATGCTCCTCCGTCGCGGCGCCGCAGCCGCGGTATCCTCCGGCGGGGCTCGCGCCACCGCACTCCCCGACCCGCCCGCCGCGCTCGCCTCCCGATCCTACGCGAAGGCCAAGGGCGGGGGCAAGCCGGCGTCGTCCACGTCAAACCGCGGCAAGGTCCGCGCCAAGGACCCGCGCGGGGTGGCGTCGGCCGATGATGCCGCCGGGGCCGATTTCTCTGCCGGAGGCGGGGGCGACGACATTGACACCGAGTTCGAGCTGCCCACCGACCCGCTGCCCCCTACATACGACACAGCTCTCGACGTCGGCCCCGGCGGCCGCCCGCTCTTCGCCTTCACTGACACGTTCGGGTCCTTCGCCCACCGTGACGCGAACGTCTACGTCGACTTCAC TTTGGATGAATGGAATGCTGTTTTACCAGAAGGGTTGCCAGCGGGCATGATGAAAGAATTTCAGGAGACAAGACGGTGTGCTGTGATGGTGAGGAAGAGCTTCCTAGACCTCCGGGATAACTTCCGTAGGATTGTTGATCCTGCTGTTACAACAAAGCTCAAAG ATACCAAAAAACAAATTGTCTTGGATGGCCCACGGAGTTGTGGTAAAAGCATTGCACTTGCGATGCTTGTCCATTGGGCACGTACTGAAGGATGGCTGGTATTTTATGTTCCACAAGGGAAGGATTGGACTCATGGAGGATTCTTCTATAGAAACACATATAGTGATTTTTTCGATACACCGTTACAGGCTGCGAAGATCTTGCAG GATTTTTTGAAGTACAATGAAACACGCTTACAACAATTACCATGTCAAATTTTTGAGCCTATTCCCCTGGGAGAAGGTGCTGGTGTTGGAATGATGAAAGGGGCTGACACAATGGAAATGCCTGAAGGGTCCACATTATATGATCTCATTCAAACTGGGATAACTCACACGCATGCTTCAGTTGGTGTTGTAGTTCGCTTAAGGAAGGAGCTGTCCCTTGTTAAAGACGTGCCTGTACTGTTTGCCATTGATCAG taCAATTGTTGGTTTACATTCAGTGACTTCCAGGAACCTGTAACTGTCCGATCCTGTCGATCGATCCATGCAAAAGAGCTTACAATG GTCAATGCTTATAGATCAATGTTGCACAATGATATGATGGTGGGGGCCTTTTCACACTCAACAGCAGTCGGCAAACTACGGCAGGAGCTGCCAGATGTTCCTTCTGGTGCTCGTTTGATGTTTCCACGTTACACCTTAGATGAATCTGAGACTGTGTGTCACTATTACATGAG GCAAAAGATCATTCGGCGCGAGAATTTTTCAGAAGAGAAATGGAAAAAGATATATTACTTATCAAATGGAAATGGTGCAGAGATGAGATGGCTTGCTGCCTTTGTTTGA